Below is a genomic region from Citrobacter tructae.
AGGAGGTTCTCCCCTGTTTCAATCCACATTATTGGGTTACTCTTTTAGTTACAAACTGCGGTGACAGTTGTAAGGAGACCCTGTATGGCTATGTATCAAAACATGCTGGTGGTCATCGATCCGAACCAGGACGATCAACCTGCATTACGGCGAGCTGTTTATTTGCATCAACGGATTGGTGGCAAAATTAAAGCCTTTCTGCCGATCTATGACTTTTCCTATGAGATGACCACCCTGCTGTCGCCAGATGAGCGTACGGCAATGCGCCAGGGTGTTATCAGTCAGCGAACGGCATGGATACGTGAACAAGCGAAGTACTATATCGATGCAGGTATTCCTCTTGATATTAAAGTGGTCTGGCACAACCGTCCCTTTGAAGCCATCATCCAGGAAGTCATCAGTGCTAAGCATGACCTGGTCCTTAAAATGGCGCACCAACACGACCGCCTGGAAGCGGTAATTTTCACCCCGACAGACTGGCATTTATTGCGTAAGTGCCCAAGCCCGGTGTGGATGGTCAAAGATCAACCGTGGCCGGAAGGTGGCAAAGCGCTGGTCGCCGTCAATCTAGCCAGTGAGGAAGCGTATCACAACGCTCTCAACGAAAAACTGGTTAAAGAAACGCTACTGCTCGCAGAACAGGTTAACCATACTGAAGTCCATCTGGTTGGCGCCTACCCTGTTACTCCCATCAACATCGCCATTGAACTGCCTGAATTTGACCCCAGCGTTTATAACGATGCGATCCGTGGACAGCACC
It encodes:
- the uspE gene encoding universal stress protein UspE yields the protein MAMYQNMLVVIDPNQDDQPALRRAVYLHQRIGGKIKAFLPIYDFSYEMTTLLSPDERTAMRQGVISQRTAWIREQAKYYIDAGIPLDIKVVWHNRPFEAIIQEVISAKHDLVLKMAHQHDRLEAVIFTPTDWHLLRKCPSPVWMVKDQPWPEGGKALVAVNLASEEAYHNALNEKLVKETLLLAEQVNHTEVHLVGAYPVTPINIAIELPEFDPSVYNDAIRGQHLLAMKALRQKFSIDEKVTHVEKGLPEEVIPDLAEHLQAGIVVLGTVGRTGISAAFLGNTAEQVIDHLRCDLLVIKPDQYQTPVELDDDEDD